In Solidesulfovibrio carbinoliphilus subsp. oakridgensis, the sequence TCTCCCGCGAGGTCAAACGGGTCAACGAGGGCCTGACCACCGTGCGCACCATAAACCGCATCGACGGCCAGATCATCACTCCGTCGCAAATTCTCAAGGAGATCGCGTGACATGGCCGAAGTCACCCAGCTCATCCACCAGTACCTGCGCCACAACAAGAAATTCCCCCTGGTCTTCTGCCCGGGCTGCGGCCACGGCATTGTGCTCGGGTCGCTGGTTCGAAGCGTCCACGCCCTGGGGCTTTCCAAGGACGACGTGGTCATTGTGGCCGGCATCGGCTGCTCCGGCCGCATCGCCGCCTACGTGGACTTCAACACCGTCCACGCCACCCACGGCCGGGCACTCACCATCGCCACGGGCATCAAGATGGCAAGCCCCCATCTGACCGTCATCGCGGTCATGGGCGACGGGGACGCCTTTTCCATCGGCGGCAACCATCTGATCCACGCCGCCCGGCGCAACATCGGCGTGACGGCGCTTGTGCTCAACAATTTCATCTACGGCATGACCGGCGGCCAGTGCTCCTCGACCACGCCCGAGGGGGCCTGGTCCCACACCAGTCCGCAAGGCCAGCTGGAGAGCGCCTTTGACATCGTGGAACTGACCAAAGCGGCCGGGGCCAGTGGCGTGGCCAGGGGTACGGTCTACCACGTCAAGGCCCTCGATGCGCTCATCGCCGCGGCCATAAGCCAGCCGGGCTTCAATCTGGTCGAGGCCCTTTCCCCGTGCTTCACCCAGTACGGCCGGGGCAACGGGTTCAAAAGCCCGGTGGAGATGTTCAAGTGGCTCAAAGACCGGGCCGTGCCGCGCGAAGCCTACGAGAAGCTCGAAAACAAGGACGGCAGGATTCCCCTTGGCGTGTTCGTCAAACGCGACGCCCCCGGCCTTGAGACCCGCTACGCCGCCATGTGCGGCCGGCTGCGGGAGAAAAAGGGAGGTGCCGCGTGAACGGCGAGGATCTGACGCTTTCCCGCTACGAGATCCGGCTCTCGGGCCTGGGCGGCCAGGGGATCCTGACCATGGGCAAGCTGCTTGGCCAGGCCCTGGCCCTTTACCACGGCTACTACGTCACCCAGACCCAGAGCTACGGTCCCGAAGCCCGGGGCGGGGCCAGCCGGTCGGACCTGGTGGTCAGCTCCGAG encodes:
- a CDS encoding 2-oxoacid:ferredoxin oxidoreductase subunit beta, whose amino-acid sequence is MAEVTQLIHQYLRHNKKFPLVFCPGCGHGIVLGSLVRSVHALGLSKDDVVIVAGIGCSGRIAAYVDFNTVHATHGRALTIATGIKMASPHLTVIAVMGDGDAFSIGGNHLIHAARRNIGVTALVLNNFIYGMTGGQCSSTTPEGAWSHTSPQGQLESAFDIVELTKAAGASGVARGTVYHVKALDALIAAAISQPGFNLVEALSPCFTQYGRGNGFKSPVEMFKWLKDRAVPREAYEKLENKDGRIPLGVFVKRDAPGLETRYAAMCGRLREKKGGAA